A stretch of the Notamacropus eugenii isolate mMacEug1 chromosome 2, mMacEug1.pri_v2, whole genome shotgun sequence genome encodes the following:
- the LOC140525314 gene encoding uncharacterized protein isoform X3, with product MPLVFGIGENSSLVILFLESMTFKDVAVDFTWEEWRHLDPAQRELYRKVMLENCENLISVGIPVSTVDMISLLKKQDAPWMPGEVFSDTCPDSLSEKIKFESKDSNPRQAFCMEMSSKIRLCKATVASHSTMRETGECEANNIEELKPNQERQWRQGTVTPRTTCNQVLAPQHNPRNIILVSDLVAASKGIIGEDKFPEKSFRDDFPYLITYDALFFQKELFKYTTCKKPFRYHSDLIKFHRIHAGEKQYEQNEYGKSSGRRSDIIGHQRMHSGEKNNSYYKDEKVFSHRGSLSKYNIIYTRENSFAYNEYGKAFSEQEILRSPLRIHMGEKISESHECEKTFSQRGNYISHQRTHTRGENFVYDECGMNSKEQLIVHQRIHHEEKLFACNKCGSGFQNGVSLITHQKIHSGETSFACNEYRKDFKKSGHLTAHQGIHIEDKPFVCHECGKGFKQSAYLIIHQRTHTGEKPFTCNECGKTFTQKASLITHHRTHTGERPFICSECGKTFTQRANLITHHRTHTGEKPFACNECEKTFTQKSSLITHYRTHTREKLFACNECGIAFTQKATLIAHRGIHSREKQLAPNKRGKGPQKKRVTTHQGTHTGEKPFECNECGIGFRYKVNLNIHQRTHTGEKPFACPVCGKGFRQSAHLMTHQRTHTGEKPFACHECGKTFTQRSNLNSHQRTHTQEKLFACNECGKTFTQKGSLVSHQRTHTREKQFICNECGTGFLHRVSFIVHKRIHTGEKPYICNECGKGFRQSGHLMIHQRTHTGERPFTCNECGKTFTQRSNLTSHQRTHTGEKLFACNECGKAFTQKGSLITHQRTHTGEKQFVCHDCGTSFLHRVTLIIHKRTHTGEKPYACNECGKGFRQSGHLITHQRTHTGEKPFVCNECGKTFTQRANLTSHQRNHAGNKRFTCNQCGQAFTQKANLSTHQKTHARETFFVHNECERSFTRRTNHISYHRTFTE from the exons atgcCATTAGTATTTGGAATTGGGGAGAACTCTTCACTTGTTATACTCTTTCTG GAATCGATGACATTCAAAgatgtggctgtggacttcacTTGGGAGGAGTGGAGACATCTGGATCCTGCCCAGAGGGAGTTATACAGGAAGGTGATGTTGGAGAACTGTGAGAACCTCATCTCTGTGG gAATTCCTGTCTCCACAGTGGACATGATCTCCCTGTTGAAAAAACAAGATGCGCCATGGATGCCAGGAGAAGTCTTCAGTGACACCTGTCCAG attCCCTTAGTGAGAAGATCAAGTTTGAATCTAAAGATTCCAATCCAAGGCAGGCCTTTTGCATGGAAATGTCATCCAAGATAAGACTGTGCAAGGCTACGGTAGCCTCTCATTCCACCATGAGAGAAACAGGGGAATGTGAAGCTAATAACATAGAGGAGCTGAAGCccaaccaggagagacaatggaGACAAGGAACAGTCACTCCCAGAACAACTTGTAATCAAGTGCTAGCACCTCAACACAATCCTAGAAATATTATTCTAGTGTCAGACTTGGTTGCAGCATCAAAAGGGATAATAGGAGAAGATAAGTTCCCTGAAAAGAGCTTCAGGGATGATTTTCCTTACTTAATTACATATGATGCATTGTTCTTCCAAAAGGAACTTTTTAAGTATACCACATGCAAGAAGCCCTTTAGATACCATTCAGACTTAATTAAATTTCATAGAATTCATGCTGGTGAAAAGCAGTATGAACAGAATGAATATGGAAAATCCTCTGGAAGAAGATCAGATATTATTGGACATCAGAGAATGCATagtggagaaaaaaacaacagttattataaagatgagaaagtttTCAGCCATAGGGGAAGCTTgagtaaatataatataatttatactaGAGAGAATTCCTTTGCATATAATGAATATGGCAAAGCCTTCAGTGAGCAGGAAATCCTTAGGTCACCTCTGAGAATTCACATGGGAGAGAAAATCTCTGAATCTCATGAATGTGAGAAAACTTTCAGCCAGAGGGGAAACTATATTAGccatcagagaactcatactAGAGGGGAAAACTTTGTTTATGATGAATGTGGCATGAACAGTAAGGAACAGCTTATTGTGCATCAAAGAATTCATCATGAAGAGAAACTCTTTGCATGTAATAAATGTGGATCAGGCTTCCAAAATGGAGTAAGCCTTATTACCCATCAGAAAATTCATTCTGGAGAGACGTCCTTTGCATGTAATGAATACAGGAAAGACTTCAAAAAGAGTGGGCATCTTACTGCACATCAGGGAATTCACATTGAAGATAAACCCTTTGTATGTCATGAGTGTGGGAAAGGCTTCAAACAGAGTGCATATCTTATTATacatcagagaactcatactggagagaaaccctttacatgtaatgaatgtgggaaaacctttACCCAGAAGGCAAGCCTTATTACTCATCACAGGACTCATACTGGAGAGAGACCGTTTATATGcagtgaatgtgggaaaacttttACACAAAGGGCAAACCTTATTACCCATCACAggactcatactggagagaaaccctttgcaTGCAATGAATGTGAGAAGACTTTTACCCAGAAGTCAAGCCTTATTACTCATTACAGGACTCATACTAGAGAGAAACTCTTtgcatgtaatgaatgtgggattGCCTTTACCCAGAAGGCAACCCTTATTGCTCATAGAGGAATTCATTCCAGGGAGAAACAGTTGGCTCCTAATAAACGTGGGAAAGGCCCTCAAAAGAAAAGAGTTACTACCCATCAGGGAACTCATACgggagagaaaccctttgaatgtaatgaatgcgGAATAGGCTTCCGATACAAAGTAAACCTTAATATccatcagagaactcatactggagagaaaccctttgcaTGTCCTGTATGTGGGAAAGGCTTCAGACAGAGTGCGCATCTCATGACccatcagagaactcatactggagagaaaccttttgcaTGTCATGAATGTGGGAAGACCTTTACTCAAAGGTCAAACCTTAATAGCCATCAGAGAACTCATACCCAAGAAAAACTCTTtgcatgtaatgaatgtgggaaaacatTTACTCAAAAGGGAAGCCTTGTTTCTCATCAGAGGACTCATACTAGAGAGAAACAGTTTATATGTAATGAATGTGGCACAGGCTTCCTACACAGAGTAAGCTTTATTGTCCATAagaggattcatactggagagaaaccatatatatgtaatgaatgtgggaaaggcttTAGACAGAGTGGACACCTCATGATCCATCAGAGGACTCATACTGGAGAGAGACCCTTtacatgtaatgaatgtgggaaaacctttACCCAAAGATCAAACCTTACTAGccatcagagaactcatactggagaaaaactctttgcatgtaatgaatgtgggaaagcattTACCCAAAAGGGAAGCCTTATTACtcatcagagaactcatactggagagaaacagTTTGTATGTCATGACTGTGGAACAAGTTTCCTTCATAGAGTGACCCTTATTATCCATAAGAGAActcacacaggagagaaaccatatgcatgtaatgaatgtgggaaaggcttCCGACAGAGTGGACACCTCATTACCCATCAAAGAACTCATACTGGGGAAAAACCCTTtgtatgtaatgaatgtgggaaaacctttACACAAAGGGCAAACCTTAccagccatcagagaaatcatgctGGAAATAAACGTTTTACATGTAATCAGTGTGGGCAAGCTtttacccaaaaggcaaaccttaGCACCCATCAGAAAACTCATGCTAGAGAAACGTTCTTTGTGCATAATGAATGTGAGAGATCTTTTACTCGTAGGACAAATCATATTAGCTATCATAGAACTTTTACAGAATGA